One Ranitomeya imitator isolate aRanImi1 chromosome 1, aRanImi1.pri, whole genome shotgun sequence DNA window includes the following coding sequences:
- the LOC138658404 gene encoding olfactory receptor class A-like protein 1: MILSAPDIVSLAIYFCALFGTIANLVLIFAFVSNAFKNKVFQPLDKIIVNMAVVNLLLCCYKEIPGLLILFNAKVFGPDGCRFLLYFYHTLRLISIWSVENLSFLHLIKIRRPGLSWLKFIHRHQTQYVNWSLAGCWAVSITFHMPYLLFPETLGHCNKSNIMMTSTNCIGPSQSKLLKVLTYTTVSVDFLLIILVVLLNWFTIDLICRHRRQVMDTMTARRGWNKHTAQATKILLSLLLLYVICWISSDLVWIAIVSGLMGTDYESEVLSALYGILSSIYYSVSSCIIVFGYRQVKDYLAEAGNCCRMGQRAVENLEQQQ, encoded by the coding sequence ATGATATTGAGTGCTCCAGATATTGTTTCCCTGGCTATTTATTTTTGTGCTCTCTTCGGGACGATTGCTAATTTGGTTCTTATCTTTGCCTTTGTGAGCAATGCCTTCAAAAACAAAGTGTTTCAGCCCCTGGATAAAATCATCGTGAACATGGCTGTGGTCAACCTTCTGCTGTGCTGTTACAAGGAGATTCCCGGGCTCCTCATATTGTTCAACGCCAAAGTCTTTGGTCCTGATGGATGCCGGTTCTTGCTTTACTTTTACCACACTCTCCGACTGATCAGCATATGGTCAGTAGAGAATCTTAGCTTCCTTCATCTCATTAAGATAAGAAGACCAGGTCTTAGCTGGTTGAAGTTCATCCATCGACACCAAACGCAGTACGTCAACTGGTCCTTGGCCGGGTGTTGGGCCGTGAGCATCACTTTCCATATGCCTTACCTTCTCTTTCCCGAGACTTTAGGTCATTGTAATAAGAGCAACATAATGATGACGAGCACCAACTGCATCGGCCCATCACAAAGTAAACTTCTGAAGGTCCTGACCTACACGACGGTGAGTGTGGACTTCTTGTTGATCATCTTGGTGGTTCTCCTAAATTGGTTTACAATAGACTTGATATGTAGACACCGGCGCCAAGTAATGGACACCATGACGGCGAGACGAGGCTGGAACAAGCACACGGCACAGGCGACAAAGATACTGCTGTCCCTCTTGTTGTTGTACGTCATCTGCTGGATCTCCAGTGACTTGGTGTGGATTGCCATAGTCTCGGGGCTGATGGGCACTGACTATGAAAGTGAAGTGCTCTCGGCTCTATATGGCATCCTGTCCTCCATATATTACTCAGTCAGCTCATGCATCATTGTCTTCGGCTACAGACAAGTAAAGGACTACTTAGCCGAAGCCGGAAACTGCTGTCGGATGGGACAAAGGGCGGTGGAGAACCTGGAACAGCAGCAATAA